The Pseudomonadota bacterium DNA window GGGGTGGGGATAATAGAAGATGTTGGATTGCAGGACCTGGCCCCATTTGGTTACCCTTATATTGAGAGGTGTTTCGCCATGGCAAAACTTCCAGACCCCACAATATTACCGCTTTCCCCTGACTTACAGGAAACCTATAACGAACTGGTCTCAAAAAGAGGCCACATTTATGATCTTTATCGGAGCTTGCTTAATCATCCTGAAATTGCCAAACATATAGGCGATCTCGGCAGTTTTTTACGCTTTGGTGCAGGGGTGTTACCGGGTTCTGTACGGGAACTCGTAATTCTTTTAGTAGCCCGCAGGATTGGTGCTGCATATGAGTGGGTTATGCATGTTCGGGAGGCCATAAAGGAAGGCATTCCTAAAAACGTGATTGAGGCGATCCGGACAGGCAAAGAACCACACGACTTAGATCGGATACAGCAGTTAGCGTTGGCTGCCGTCCAATACGTTCTCAACCGTCAGCCTATTCCTCAAAGCATCCAGGATGAGCTTATCAAGACAGTAGGGTTGAAAGGTGTTGTTGAACTGGTTGTACTATGCGGCTTCTACCAGATGATAGCAACTGTGATCTTTGCCTTCGATGTACCGTTACCTGATGGCGAAACGTATCCGTTTTAATCAAAAAACTTTAAATATTCTAATAACTACCTGAAAGAAAGGGCTACAACCTAACCTATTGAGAACCTAAATAAAAAACCCCAAACAACGATCTACTCTCCCACATAATTTGAATGATCCTTTATGGAAAAGATGGAGCGGGCAACGGGGATCGAACCCGCGGCATCAAGCTTGGGAAGCTTGCACTCTTCCTGCTGAGTTATGCCCGCTTTCTTTATTATATTAG harbors:
- a CDS encoding carboxymuconolactone decarboxylase family protein, whose translation is MAKLPDPTILPLSPDLQETYNELVSKRGHIYDLYRSLLNHPEIAKHIGDLGSFLRFGAGVLPGSVRELVILLVARRIGAAYEWVMHVREAIKEGIPKNVIEAIRTGKEPHDLDRIQQLALAAVQYVLNRQPIPQSIQDELIKTVGLKGVVELVVLCGFYQMIATVIFAFDVPLPDGETYPF